The following coding sequences are from one Nicotiana tomentosiformis chromosome 3, ASM39032v3, whole genome shotgun sequence window:
- the LOC117273356 gene encoding uncharacterized protein: MDELWHQFEHLKQGTMSVTEYEMEFTNSVEYAPNLIPTEREKVRRFIEGLNPHMAKDMTSHQDENTYLQVVNIATCKESFHKIAREARENGKKTRTTGSYSGISFGGKNMNHSAQSQSIAHPSPYPAPFRIGQQSKGQAYLGHSSTSQPDSVLLSYLFHVQQKTSRAMPFGSERMLSLL, from the coding sequence ATGGATGAGCTCTGGCATCAGTTCGAACATCTTAAACAGGGCACCATGTCAGTAACTGAATACGAGATGGAATTCACAAACTCGGTAGAGTATGCACCTAATTTGATACCGACAGAGAGGGAAAAAGTCAGAAGGTTCATTGAAGGCTTGAATCCACATATGGCCAAAGATATGACTTCGCATCAGGATGAAAATACCTACCTTCAAGTAGTTAATATTGCTACGTGCAAGGAGTCTTTTCATAAAATTGCTAGGGAAGCTAGAGAGAATGGCAAGAAGACTAGAACCACGGGTAGTTATAGTGGAATTTCATTTGGGGGAAAGAACATGAATCATTCAGCTCAAAGTCAGTCAATAGCTCACCCGTCTCCTTATCCAGCTCCATTTAGAATAGGCCAACAGAGTAAGGGTCAGGCCTATCTGGGGCACAGTTCAACTAGTCAACCAGACTCGGTTCTCTTATCCTATTTATTCCACGTGCAACAAAAGACATCTCGGGCAATGCCTTTTGGGTCAGAGAGGATGTTATCACTGCTATGA